In Dethiosulfovibrio salsuginis, a single genomic region encodes these proteins:
- a CDS encoding response regulator, with translation MIFSLGAVDDDEEILYTLDAMASSQGWSIRTTSDPHTALGWVEEGMVDILLVDYHMPVMSGLELIRRVRQVSTSTVIIALTVEQEQEIARGLFIAGADDFVSKPVRLADFSARIALHGELSRYRKSAGWESSKKGMAEPTARMVMDVLASSSEPLSASEVGQRAGIAYPTAHRYLEYLARKGQVQRERRHEDGKSGRPKTYYSPVD, from the coding sequence ATGATATTTTCCCTTGGTGCGGTAGACGACGACGAGGAAATACTCTACACCCTGGACGCCATGGCGTCCTCTCAGGGATGGTCGATCAGGACCACCAGCGATCCCCACACGGCTCTCGGATGGGTCGAGGAGGGAATGGTGGATATACTGCTGGTGGACTACCATATGCCGGTTATGAGCGGCCTTGAGCTTATAAGGAGGGTAAGACAGGTTTCCACGTCTACGGTGATAATCGCATTGACCGTGGAGCAAGAGCAGGAGATCGCCAGGGGGTTGTTTATAGCCGGGGCCGATGACTTCGTATCCAAGCCTGTCAGGCTGGCTGATTTTTCAGCGAGGATCGCCCTTCACGGCGAGCTGTCCCGCTATCGTAAGTCCGCAGGCTGGGAGAGCAGCAAAAAGGGTATGGCTGAGCCTACCGCTCGGATGGTTATGGACGTTCTGGCCTCTTCCTCCGAGCCCCTCTCCGCCTCGGAGGTGGGACAGAGGGCGGGAATAGCCTACCCTACAGCCCACCGATATCTGGAATATCTGGCCAGAAAAGGTCAAGTGCAGAGGGAGCGCCGTCACGAGGACGGCAAAAGCGGTCGGCCGAAAACATACTATAGTCCTGTGGATTAA
- a CDS encoding methyl-accepting chemotaxis protein produces the protein MVEEKVAYVKSYSPWGWWYGTGLYTSDLKASVMSLVLKVVAGVGLGILATVLVVFAIVRRITSRMGVMVGTIGKMAQGDLTVSFEDEVGDEISSVSSSLGGMAKMLRGTIEAVSSEASLSSQRSEELAAISEEQNAAMTEARGSVVEMSELTENNSAALEQVNASIQEVASSARSSADLISSCAADTAFMARLSQDVRARLTTMFDEIRAADDRARSGAEGIGKLADSVRSISQFVDTITTIADQTNLLALNAAIEAARAGEAGRGFAVVAEEVRKLAEESAQAAGRVGSMIDRLQSDSSEAMKVTGETVQAMERTAQEVSHARDGLVKTAELTVKLDDRMKDIASQSEVQATSSDEMARAVDSLTNSAVRSVELMAAIRSATEETERGAEDVAIKAQDMAEGARAMMATLEVFALKSEGLTPVKR, from the coding sequence GTGGTGGAGGAGAAAGTGGCCTACGTCAAGAGCTACTCCCCTTGGGGTTGGTGGTACGGCACAGGGCTCTATACCTCCGATCTGAAGGCCTCGGTGATGTCTTTGGTGCTTAAGGTTGTCGCCGGGGTGGGACTGGGTATTTTGGCGACCGTTTTGGTTGTTTTTGCCATCGTGAGGAGGATTACGTCCAGGATGGGGGTCATGGTGGGGACTATCGGAAAGATGGCCCAGGGAGACCTCACCGTGAGCTTTGAGGATGAAGTGGGAGACGAGATCTCCTCGGTGAGCTCATCTCTCGGTGGAATGGCGAAGATGCTGAGAGGGACCATAGAGGCGGTGAGCTCCGAGGCCTCCCTTTCCTCCCAGAGGTCCGAGGAACTGGCTGCCATATCGGAGGAGCAAAACGCCGCCATGACCGAGGCCCGAGGGTCGGTGGTGGAGATGTCCGAACTGACGGAGAACAACTCCGCCGCCCTGGAGCAGGTGAACGCATCCATTCAGGAGGTTGCTTCAAGTGCCCGATCCTCGGCGGACCTGATTTCCAGCTGTGCCGCCGATACCGCGTTCATGGCCAGACTGTCCCAGGACGTCAGGGCCAGGTTGACCACCATGTTCGACGAGATCAGGGCCGCCGACGACAGGGCTCGTTCAGGGGCGGAGGGTATCGGTAAGTTGGCGGACTCGGTTCGGTCGATCTCCCAGTTCGTCGATACCATCACCACCATCGCCGACCAGACGAACCTGCTGGCCTTAAACGCCGCCATAGAGGCCGCCAGAGCTGGCGAGGCAGGAAGAGGCTTTGCGGTGGTGGCCGAGGAGGTTCGGAAGCTGGCTGAGGAGTCCGCTCAGGCCGCTGGTAGGGTTGGATCGATGATCGACAGGCTTCAGTCTGACTCCTCCGAGGCTATGAAGGTCACCGGTGAGACCGTCCAGGCCATGGAGAGGACCGCCCAGGAGGTCTCCCACGCAAGGGATGGCCTTGTCAAGACCGCTGAGCTGACCGTTAAGCTGGACGACAGGATGAAGGATATCGCCTCCCAGTCGGAGGTCCAGGCCACTTCCAGCGACGAGATGGCCAGGGCGGTGGATTCTCTGACAAACTCGGCGGTGAGGTCGGTGGAACTTATGGCGGCCATCCGCTCCGCCACAGAAGAGACCGAGAGAGGTGCTGAGGATGTGGCTATTAAGGCTCAGGATATGGCGGAAGGGGCCAGGGCAATGATGGCGACTTTGGAGGTTTTCGCTCTGAAAAGTGAGGGCTTGACTCCGGTTAAGAGATAA
- a CDS encoding cache domain-containing protein, producing the protein MRKRGKRLSFALMIPLSAVLLLLGVVISLTVYKVDYDALYRERVATVLSVVEVADEVVRHYGKMEENGELSREEAQLLASEAVSSMRYNGQDYVFGYDMDQRVTIPFQGHERGKRLDSQDANGVWVQRGLTAIAGSSERSGHDDLPLAKLQQRCGGGESGLRQELLPLGLVVRHRALYLRSEGLGDVFGA; encoded by the coding sequence ATGAGAAAACGAGGCAAAAGGCTGTCGTTCGCTTTGATGATTCCCCTGTCGGCGGTCCTTTTGCTGTTGGGGGTGGTCATATCCCTGACGGTCTACAAGGTTGATTACGATGCCCTCTATAGGGAGAGGGTCGCAACGGTTTTATCGGTGGTGGAGGTCGCCGACGAGGTGGTTAGACATTACGGAAAGATGGAGGAAAACGGAGAGCTTTCTAGGGAGGAGGCCCAGCTGCTGGCCTCCGAGGCGGTGTCCTCTATGAGATATAACGGTCAGGATTACGTATTTGGATACGATATGGACCAGAGGGTCACGATTCCCTTTCAGGGCCACGAGAGAGGAAAGCGGCTGGATAGCCAGGACGCCAACGGGGTGTGGGTCCAGAGGGGGCTTACCGCCATCGCCGGATCATCTGAAAGGAGCGGGCATGATGACCTACCACTGGCTAAACTCCAACAGCGGTGTGGTGGAGGAGAAAGTGGCCTACGTCAAGAGCTACTCCCCTTGGGGTTGGTGGTACGGCACAGGGCTCTATACCTCCGATCTGAAGGCCTCGGTGATGTCTTTGGTGCTTAA